The following are encoded together in the Microterricola viridarii genome:
- a CDS encoding LuxR C-terminal-related transcriptional regulator, whose protein sequence is MLPPETEPAAPFAERHVLSRARLLRKLSRPAALVVIRGSSGCGKTTLLAEWARQQSGALLWLDLGEALSAPLPFWRAVLQGVRDAGTPARGTALPAALESLDAHARVPLIQAGLRGLDHPVVLALDGAESLTPQTVRELLAVLAVVPTLTVGVATRERGQFESPEVRLAVDSIVVDGAELEFTAAETAAVLSAAGLPDDAETVRLVRQASAGHPRATRAVLSAPSWPDRPSAEELAGHVLAAAGWTDTRMLELAQADGALFAFALQASVVDELPLGLAEKFAEKSAEKSAENVAEGIPEPIGTATAGTPEVPQHPDATALLGRAERLGLGGWSGDASARVFHFTPLVRGILRRELGKQGDADEACRTAIGWLLENGSAESAFLLAALNVELELASLAGAQCFLSLVSSRADEVRVVLSPIPVQTMRSYPVLAMLLAISLNQIARLRPRALEYFAIMLSGANAVRPMLAPTEVIALDAMVSVALRVTAQSGRAARAAASAVAGFAALDEEGREKLGHLGADVMVHAGLSLLYGGEPDAALAAFQRCRQPVDSAAGLHAMSVQAGTHALMGEMSEAAAIVAEGRTRQWPRGWSGSYVGSFYQLAQALLAIEALEFGAAQAHISVVDGNMATLEHWAFFAEAQARLDLYSGAPIAGINRLQLTRHRRRGRTDIDARGSAELDIAVSTLYLAAGNVQAAEASLPSMKRPGMAVLVARARLELVRDAPEAALALIAEAGRLPATLRLQAELAALRSAVRLRLGRPEEARSALESLAATLDGSGLVTPLALLPVEDLRDLRALAATGGSELAVKVLGQSVPAVLRRIRTISLSERERVVLRELMATGSVPAIAERLFVSTNTVKSQLRSLYRKLGVGSRDEVLVVAAAQRLLDGPAAS, encoded by the coding sequence ATGCTCCCTCCAGAAACCGAACCGGCAGCCCCGTTTGCGGAGCGTCATGTGCTCAGCCGGGCCCGCCTGCTGCGCAAATTGAGCAGGCCGGCTGCGCTCGTGGTGATCCGGGGGAGCAGCGGCTGCGGCAAAACCACCCTGCTCGCCGAGTGGGCGCGGCAACAGTCGGGCGCCCTGCTCTGGCTGGATCTCGGCGAGGCCCTGTCCGCCCCACTGCCGTTCTGGCGCGCGGTGCTGCAGGGTGTGCGGGATGCCGGCACCCCCGCGCGCGGCACGGCGCTGCCCGCGGCGCTCGAATCGCTCGACGCGCACGCACGTGTGCCGCTCATCCAAGCCGGCCTGCGCGGGCTCGACCATCCCGTGGTCCTCGCCCTCGACGGCGCAGAGTCACTCACACCCCAGACCGTCCGGGAGCTTCTCGCGGTACTCGCCGTCGTGCCGACGCTGACCGTCGGTGTCGCCACCCGCGAGCGCGGCCAGTTCGAGTCGCCGGAGGTGCGCCTGGCCGTTGACTCGATCGTCGTCGATGGCGCCGAACTCGAGTTCACGGCCGCAGAGACAGCGGCCGTGCTGAGCGCGGCGGGGCTCCCCGACGACGCCGAGACGGTGCGGCTGGTGCGACAGGCGAGCGCCGGCCACCCCCGTGCCACCCGTGCGGTGCTGAGCGCCCCGAGCTGGCCGGATCGGCCGAGCGCCGAGGAGCTGGCCGGGCACGTGCTGGCGGCGGCCGGCTGGACCGACACCCGCATGCTCGAACTCGCGCAGGCCGACGGAGCGCTCTTCGCCTTCGCGCTGCAGGCCTCCGTCGTCGACGAGTTGCCGCTCGGGCTCGCCGAGAAGTTCGCTGAGAAGAGCGCCGAGAAGAGCGCCGAAAACGTCGCCGAAGGGATCCCCGAGCCGATCGGCACGGCGACAGCCGGCACCCCGGAGGTGCCGCAGCACCCCGATGCGACCGCGCTGCTCGGCCGGGCAGAACGCCTGGGCCTCGGCGGCTGGTCCGGCGATGCGTCGGCGCGCGTGTTCCACTTCACGCCCCTGGTGCGCGGCATCCTGCGCCGGGAACTCGGCAAACAGGGGGACGCCGACGAGGCCTGCAGAACGGCCATCGGGTGGCTGCTTGAGAACGGCAGTGCCGAGAGCGCGTTCCTGCTCGCCGCCCTGAACGTCGAGCTCGAGCTGGCCAGCCTGGCCGGCGCGCAGTGCTTCCTGAGCTTGGTCTCGTCGCGAGCCGATGAGGTGCGCGTGGTGCTCTCGCCGATACCGGTGCAGACCATGCGCTCCTATCCCGTGCTCGCGATGCTGCTGGCCATCTCGCTCAACCAGATCGCCCGGCTGCGCCCGCGTGCGCTCGAATACTTCGCCATCATGCTCTCCGGGGCGAACGCTGTGCGCCCGATGTTGGCCCCCACCGAGGTGATCGCGCTCGACGCGATGGTGAGTGTCGCGCTGCGGGTGACGGCGCAGAGTGGCCGTGCGGCACGGGCCGCTGCCAGCGCCGTTGCCGGTTTCGCGGCCCTCGACGAGGAAGGGCGGGAGAAGCTCGGGCACCTGGGCGCCGACGTCATGGTGCACGCCGGGCTGTCCCTGCTCTACGGCGGCGAACCGGATGCCGCGCTCGCCGCTTTCCAGCGCTGCCGCCAGCCGGTGGATTCCGCGGCCGGCCTGCATGCGATGTCGGTGCAGGCCGGAACCCACGCCCTCATGGGGGAGATGTCGGAAGCGGCGGCCATCGTCGCGGAAGGCCGAACCCGACAGTGGCCCCGGGGGTGGAGCGGCAGCTACGTCGGATCCTTCTATCAACTCGCCCAGGCCTTGCTGGCGATCGAGGCGCTCGAGTTCGGCGCGGCGCAGGCGCACATCAGCGTGGTCGACGGGAACATGGCCACCCTGGAACACTGGGCGTTCTTCGCGGAGGCGCAGGCCCGGCTCGACCTGTACTCCGGCGCGCCGATCGCCGGGATCAACCGACTGCAGCTCACCCGGCACCGCCGGCGTGGCCGGACCGACATCGATGCTCGCGGGAGCGCCGAACTCGACATCGCCGTGAGCACGCTGTACCTCGCGGCGGGCAACGTGCAGGCCGCCGAGGCATCGCTGCCGAGCATGAAGCGGCCCGGGATGGCCGTGTTGGTCGCCCGAGCTCGGCTGGAGCTGGTGCGCGACGCACCGGAGGCCGCGCTCGCGCTGATTGCAGAGGCCGGGCGCCTGCCGGCCACCCTGCGGCTGCAGGCCGAGCTCGCCGCCCTGCGCAGCGCCGTCCGACTCCGCCTCGGCCGCCCGGAGGAGGCGCGCTCCGCACTGGAGAGCCTCGCGGCAACCTTGGACGGCTCCGGCCTGGTGACCCCGCTGGCGCTGCTGCCCGTCGAGGACCTCCGCGACCTGCGCGCCCTGGCGGCGACGGGCGGCTCCGAGCTGGCGGTCAAGGTTCTGGGCCAGAGCGTACCGGCGGTGTTGCGCCGCATCCGAACGATCAGCCTGTCCGAGCGCGAGAGGGTGGTGCTGCGTGAGCTCATGGCCACCGGCAGCGTGCCCGCGATCGCCGAGCGGCTCTTCGTGTCGACGAACACAGTGAAGTCGCAACTGCGCAGCCTCTACCGCAAGCTCGGCGTCGGCTCGCGCGACGAGGTGCTCGTCGTCGCAGCCGCCCAGCGCCTGCTGGACGGCCCCGCAGCCAGCTGA
- a CDS encoding YhgE/Pip domain-containing protein, producing MKIPQMVATEFRRLTRSTMPILALLALSIVPLLYGGLYLWANQNPYDKLNEIPVALVVEDTGAEAASGPVNYGEQIATELLADATFAWHRVTAAEAKAGIDSSRYDFSVTFPADFSARLLSTASSDPQQASVILTTDDANGYLSATIAGQAIKEIQRQIVAAVNKQAATQFLDGLATIRGDLVTAVDGTDQLVAGAAQASSGAAALASGTAQIATGAATLRDGLGTLAGGAAALPDATSRLAGGADQVAAGNAEIARIADEIGGVTQGVVNDLPAVRADIAARLSAAGLSEAQVAAALAALDQIGARIDDGNARVQGAVGKLDELASGSEQVAAGATELADRAPALAQGAQDAATGAATLADGAGQAASGAATLSAGLPALHSGLESLASGLGNGVNQIPDSTAESRQRQAQAISDPVAIDTSQVAAAGTYGAGLAPFFIALAAWIGIYALFLIVKPVSHRAITALHSPIKIAAAGWLTPAIIGTLQMAGLFFVVAVALGFNFSNPLGSYGIMALSSLVFTAIILALNVWLGSVGQFIGLVMMVLQLVTAGGTFPWQTLPAPLAWLHHIFPMSYTVDAIRQLMYGGEVSRAWADVGVLVSWGAVAFVLAALGVARMTHFRTLRDLEPSLIG from the coding sequence ATGAAGATCCCACAAATGGTCGCGACCGAGTTTCGCCGGCTCACCCGCAGCACGATGCCCATCCTGGCCTTGCTCGCGCTCAGCATCGTGCCCCTGCTCTACGGCGGGCTCTACCTCTGGGCCAACCAGAACCCCTACGACAAGCTCAATGAGATCCCGGTTGCCCTCGTCGTCGAGGACACGGGCGCAGAGGCGGCGAGCGGCCCCGTCAACTACGGCGAGCAGATCGCGACAGAACTCCTCGCCGACGCCACCTTCGCCTGGCACCGGGTCACAGCCGCCGAGGCCAAGGCCGGCATCGACAGCTCGCGCTACGACTTCAGCGTGACGTTCCCCGCTGATTTCTCGGCGCGGCTGCTGAGCACGGCCAGCAGTGACCCGCAGCAGGCCTCCGTCATCCTCACCACGGATGACGCCAACGGCTATCTCTCCGCAACCATCGCGGGCCAGGCCATTAAAGAGATCCAGCGGCAGATTGTCGCCGCCGTCAACAAGCAGGCGGCGACCCAGTTCCTCGATGGGCTCGCCACGATCAGGGGCGACCTCGTCACGGCCGTCGACGGCACGGACCAGCTCGTGGCCGGGGCGGCGCAGGCCAGCTCAGGCGCCGCGGCCCTGGCGAGCGGCACCGCTCAGATCGCCACGGGCGCCGCGACACTTCGCGATGGTCTCGGCACCCTCGCGGGCGGCGCGGCGGCCCTGCCCGATGCGACGAGCAGGCTCGCCGGCGGCGCCGACCAGGTGGCCGCCGGCAACGCCGAGATCGCGCGCATCGCCGACGAGATCGGAGGGGTGACCCAGGGGGTTGTCAACGATCTGCCCGCCGTGCGCGCCGACATTGCGGCGCGGCTCAGCGCCGCCGGCCTCAGCGAGGCCCAGGTGGCGGCGGCCCTGGCCGCGCTCGATCAGATCGGCGCACGCATCGACGACGGCAATGCGCGCGTGCAGGGCGCCGTCGGCAAGCTCGACGAGCTGGCATCCGGCAGTGAACAGGTCGCCGCCGGGGCGACGGAGCTCGCCGACCGGGCGCCGGCACTGGCGCAGGGCGCGCAGGATGCCGCGACCGGGGCGGCAACGCTGGCAGACGGCGCCGGCCAGGCCGCGAGCGGCGCCGCAACGCTGAGCGCGGGGCTGCCCGCCCTGCACAGCGGCCTGGAGTCGCTGGCCAGCGGGCTCGGCAACGGCGTCAACCAGATTCCAGACTCCACGGCGGAGAGCCGCCAGCGCCAGGCGCAGGCGATCTCCGACCCCGTCGCGATCGACACCAGCCAGGTTGCGGCCGCCGGCACCTACGGCGCGGGCCTCGCGCCGTTCTTCATCGCGCTGGCCGCATGGATCGGCATCTACGCCCTGTTCCTCATCGTGAAGCCCGTCTCGCACCGGGCGATCACCGCACTGCACTCCCCGATCAAGATCGCCGCAGCCGGCTGGCTGACCCCGGCCATCATCGGAACGCTGCAGATGGCTGGGCTGTTCTTCGTCGTCGCCGTCGCCCTGGGCTTCAACTTCTCGAATCCGCTCGGCAGCTACGGCATCATGGCGCTGTCTTCTCTGGTGTTCACGGCGATCATCCTCGCGCTGAACGTGTGGCTCGGCAGCGTCGGCCAGTTCATCGGGCTCGTGATGATGGTGCTGCAGCTGGTCACCGCCGGCGGGACGTTCCCCTGGCAGACACTGCCGGCACCGCTCGCGTGGCTGCACCACATCTTCCCGATGAGCTACACCGTCGACGCCATCCGGCAGCTCATGTACGGCGGCGAGGTCAGCCGCGCGTGGGCGGACGTGGGGGTGCTGGTCAGTTGGGGCGCTGTCGCGTTCGTGCTCGCCGCGCTGGGCGTGGCCCGGATGACGCACTTCCGCACCCTGCGCGACCTGGAACCCAGCCTGATCGGCTAG
- a CDS encoding ATP-binding cassette domain-containing protein, which produces MQSIVRAKELALNGGRGRVYGPFSGEIADGLTIITGEAGSGRTSLLLTLAGRMKPSTGSLTVLGHELPRKARAVQKATAIAGFHDIDALEESVTIGAAIRERQAWLSPWWRNIPRADDATVRRVCLPVFGAPGQPGATPIPTADSLVWDLDETQTALLRVSLALMSGPRILFFDQVEQLQSPAARAALWARLDALSRDSFERGTAGRPATAVVASVAAPDDAIWHELGIAPRVLRLAANAPAGPRAAQTAPTADVDGLAELTKELA; this is translated from the coding sequence GTGCAGTCGATAGTGCGGGCGAAAGAACTCGCCCTCAACGGGGGCCGCGGCCGGGTCTACGGACCGTTCAGCGGCGAGATCGCAGACGGACTCACCATCATCACCGGCGAGGCCGGCAGTGGGCGCACCAGCCTGCTGCTCACCCTCGCCGGGCGCATGAAGCCGAGCACCGGCAGTCTCACCGTGCTCGGGCACGAGCTGCCCCGCAAGGCCCGCGCCGTGCAGAAGGCCACGGCCATCGCCGGCTTCCACGACATCGACGCTCTCGAGGAGTCGGTCACGATCGGCGCCGCCATCCGCGAGCGCCAGGCGTGGCTCTCGCCCTGGTGGCGCAACATTCCCCGGGCGGATGACGCCACCGTGCGCCGCGTCTGCCTGCCCGTATTCGGCGCTCCTGGGCAGCCCGGCGCCACCCCGATCCCCACGGCGGACTCCCTCGTCTGGGACCTCGACGAGACCCAGACCGCACTGCTGCGCGTCTCCCTCGCACTGATGTCCGGCCCGCGCATCCTGTTCTTCGACCAGGTCGAGCAGCTGCAGTCGCCCGCCGCCCGCGCCGCCCTCTGGGCGCGCCTGGACGCGCTCAGCCGCGACTCGTTCGAGCGGGGAACGGCCGGCCGGCCGGCGACCGCCGTCGTGGCATCCGTCGCCGCACCGGACGACGCGATCTGGCACGAGCTGGGGATCGCGCCCCGGGTGCTCCGCCTGGCCGCGAACGCCCCCGCCGGCCCTCGCGCCGCCCAGACCGCACCGACCGCCGACGTCGACGGCCTCGCTGAACTCACGAAGGAGCTCGCCTGA